A part of Variovorax sp. HW608 genomic DNA contains:
- the tsaD gene encoding tRNA (adenosine(37)-N6)-threonylcarbamoyltransferase complex transferase subunit TsaD — MFVLGIESSCDETGVALVEAGESGLPRLAAHALHSQIAMHQAYGGVVPELASRDHIRRVLPLAESVFAQAGQRLSDVDVVAYTRGPGLAGALLVGAGVACALGAALGKPVLGVHHLEGHLLSPFLSADPPEFPFVALLVSGGHTQLMRVDGVGRYELLGETIDDAAGEAFDKSAKLLGLPYPGGPWLAKLAEAGDAAAFKLPRPLLHSGDLDFSFAGLKTAVLTQARKLGDALESRKSDLAASTQAAIVEVLLRKSLAAIEQTGLNRLVVAGGVGANRSLREQLDAACARRGVRVHYPELHLCTDNGAMIAMAAAMRLQAGIQRPTERYAFDVKPRWPLASLSAEPEPA, encoded by the coding sequence ATGTTTGTATTGGGAATCGAGTCCTCCTGCGACGAAACCGGCGTGGCGCTGGTGGAAGCCGGCGAAAGCGGCCTGCCGCGGCTTGCGGCGCACGCCCTGCACAGCCAGATCGCGATGCACCAGGCTTATGGCGGCGTCGTGCCCGAGCTGGCGAGCCGTGACCACATCCGCCGCGTGCTGCCGCTGGCCGAATCCGTCTTTGCGCAGGCCGGGCAGCGGCTTTCCGACGTGGACGTGGTCGCCTACACGCGCGGGCCGGGGCTTGCGGGTGCGCTGCTCGTCGGGGCCGGGGTGGCCTGTGCGCTGGGCGCCGCGCTCGGCAAGCCGGTGCTGGGCGTACACCATCTCGAAGGGCACCTGCTGTCGCCGTTCCTGAGCGCCGATCCACCCGAGTTTCCGTTCGTCGCCCTGCTGGTGTCCGGCGGCCACACGCAGCTCATGCGGGTCGATGGGGTCGGCCGTTACGAGCTGCTCGGCGAAACCATCGACGACGCGGCCGGCGAAGCCTTCGACAAGAGCGCCAAGCTGCTGGGGCTGCCCTATCCGGGCGGCCCGTGGCTGGCGAAGCTGGCGGAAGCGGGCGACGCCGCCGCCTTCAAGCTGCCGCGCCCGCTGTTGCACAGCGGCGATCTGGACTTTTCCTTCGCCGGCCTCAAGACGGCGGTGCTGACGCAGGCGCGCAAGCTCGGCGACGCGCTGGAGTCACGCAAGTCCGATCTCGCGGCCTCGACCCAGGCGGCGATCGTCGAGGTGTTGCTGAGGAAATCCCTCGCAGCGATCGAGCAGACCGGGCTGAACCGGCTGGTGGTCGCCGGCGGGGTGGGCGCGAACCGGTCGCTGCGCGAGCAACTCGACGCCGCCTGCGCCAGGCGCGGGGTGCGCGTGCACTATCCGGAACTGCACCTGTGCACCGACAACGGGGCCATGATCGCGATGGCCGCCGCGATGCGTCTGCAGGCCGGCATCCAGCGCCCGACCGAGCGCTATGCCTTCGACGTCAAGCCGCGATGGCCACTGGCATCGCTGAGCGCCGAGCCGGAGCCCGCCTGA
- a CDS encoding alpha/beta hydrolase: protein MKLADANARSDTLLVFLPGAFLKPEEFEREGFIGAVHERGFAADALLVDADVSYFYDQTFVERLHEDVIAPQRAAGYRKLWLVGISIGGFGALIHELAKPGTVDGIVTLAPYLGRRPVAAEIHKAGGLRTWTVPEGPPPDQEVDRKLWPWLRQYTAPERAAVLPELYLGYGLGDRFAANHQLLADALPAGHVFTTEGGHDWPQWSQLWRQMLDVLPLPLKAKAAVRKPVRRAPARRSAMPVAIAA from the coding sequence TTGAAGCTTGCAGACGCCAATGCCCGTTCCGACACCCTGCTGGTGTTCCTCCCGGGGGCATTCCTGAAGCCTGAAGAATTCGAACGCGAGGGATTCATTGGTGCCGTGCACGAGCGCGGTTTCGCGGCCGACGCCCTGCTCGTCGACGCCGACGTGTCCTATTTCTACGACCAGACCTTCGTCGAACGGCTGCACGAAGACGTGATCGCGCCGCAGCGCGCGGCCGGTTACAGGAAGCTCTGGCTGGTGGGCATCTCGATCGGGGGCTTCGGCGCCCTCATCCACGAACTCGCCAAGCCCGGTACGGTCGACGGCATCGTGACGCTGGCCCCGTACCTCGGCCGGCGCCCGGTCGCTGCCGAGATCCACAAGGCCGGCGGCCTGCGCACCTGGACGGTGCCCGAAGGCCCGCCGCCGGACCAGGAGGTGGACCGCAAGCTCTGGCCGTGGCTGCGGCAGTACACCGCGCCGGAAAGGGCCGCAGTCCTCCCCGAGCTCTACCTGGGCTACGGCCTCGGCGACCGCTTCGCGGCCAACCATCAGTTGCTGGCGGACGCGCTTCCCGCCGGCCACGTGTTCACCACGGAAGGCGGCCACGACTGGCCGCAGTGGTCCCAGCTCTGGCGGCAGATGCTCGACGTGCTGCCGCTGCCGTTGAAGGCGAAGGCGGCGGTCAGGAAGCCCGTCAGGCGGGCTCCGGCTCGGCGCTCAGCGATGCCAGTGGCCATCGCGGCTTGA